Proteins from a single region of Deltaproteobacteria bacterium HGW-Deltaproteobacteria-4:
- the ygbF gene encoding tol-pal system protein YbgF: protein MTIKNQTIITTLGALALLTGGCMPMERELRVDQDLLSLRGRIYTLEQGISNQGQSRETVERQIEGMARRQADLQASQDALRVELQTVRGLIDDTSARRREEQDALLFAQKDAALRLGNLDGRLLKVESDLLELRAAKAAEPTVTPEILYEQGRDLILNKGDVNRGREILGEFIKARPQSELLPNAYYWIGEGYYSEKNFENAIVQFQDVIEKFPTHPKSSAALYKQSLAFESMGEGKKAAALRKKLIEVYPASDEAKKAKERSSEKPKT from the coding sequence ATGACGATAAAGAACCAGACCATCATAACGACTCTCGGCGCTCTGGCGCTGCTGACTGGCGGCTGCATGCCGATGGAGCGCGAACTGCGTGTCGATCAGGATCTTCTCTCCCTGCGGGGTCGCATCTACACTCTGGAGCAGGGCATCTCAAACCAGGGGCAGAGTCGCGAAACCGTTGAACGCCAAATTGAAGGAATGGCCAGACGACAGGCCGATTTACAGGCCAGCCAGGACGCCCTGCGGGTCGAACTCCAAACCGTGCGCGGCCTGATCGATGACACCTCGGCCCGACGGCGCGAAGAGCAGGACGCTCTGCTCTTCGCGCAAAAAGATGCCGCGTTGCGCCTGGGTAATCTCGACGGTCGTCTTCTAAAAGTAGAAAGCGATCTCCTTGAGCTTCGGGCCGCCAAGGCCGCGGAGCCGACGGTAACACCGGAAATCCTTTACGAGCAGGGGCGGGATCTCATCCTCAACAAAGGGGATGTGAACAGAGGACGCGAGATCCTTGGAGAATTCATCAAGGCCCGGCCGCAAAGCGAACTCCTCCCCAACGCCTACTACTGGATCGGCGAGGGGTACTATTCGGAAAAGAACTTTGAAAATGCCATTGTGCAGTTTCAGGATGTCATCGAAAAATTTCCGACCCACCCCAAATCCAGCGCCGCCCTGTACAAACAGTCCCTCGCCTTTGAATCCATGGGAGAAGGGAAAAAAGCCGCCGCCCTGCGAAAAAAACTGATCGAGGTCTATCCCGCCTCCGACGAAGCAAAGAAAGCCAAAGAGCGTAGCAGTGAAAAGCCGAAGACCTGA
- a CDS encoding peptidoglycan-associated lipoprotein, whose protein sequence is MSRFLLALLMILTLTMTFGCAMKSAKSPTTDPALQQQTSTTTMDDSLRGDQGQIREETIFAAPQTTMRTEPLSSLETPVLAGLQVVPFSYDQHLLSDEARNIIAANAAILKKAGNLRFRLAGHCDERGSDQYNIALGERRAESVRAYLLELGIDAGRMETVSYGEEQPLDTGSGESAWMKNRRVEFILLP, encoded by the coding sequence ATGTCCCGTTTCCTCCTGGCGTTATTGATGATTCTTACCCTGACCATGACCTTCGGCTGCGCGATGAAATCCGCAAAAAGCCCGACGACCGACCCCGCCCTGCAACAACAAACCTCGACCACGACAATGGACGATTCGCTCCGCGGCGATCAAGGCCAGATCCGTGAAGAAACGATCTTCGCGGCGCCGCAAACAACGATGAGGACTGAACCGTTGTCGTCGCTGGAGACACCGGTCCTTGCCGGTTTACAGGTGGTCCCATTTTCCTATGATCAGCATCTGCTCAGTGATGAAGCAAGAAACATCATCGCTGCCAATGCCGCCATCCTCAAAAAGGCAGGCAATCTGAGGTTCCGGCTGGCCGGCCATTGCGATGAGCGCGGTTCGGATCAATACAATATCGCTCTCGGCGAACGGCGGGCGGAATCCGTCCGGGCTTATCTCCTCGAACTCGGAATTGATGCGGGACGGATGGAGACGGTCTCTTATGGCGAAGAGCAGCCCCTGGATACCGGATCCGGTGAAAGTGCCTGGATGAAAAACCGCCGCGTCGAATTTATCCTCCTCCCCTAA
- the tolB gene encoding Tol-Pal system beta propeller repeat protein TolB, with the protein MKQKCGLLFLALLLWGTTLTPATAAIVISGPGQQTIPLAIAPSLPQTGGVTTPIGSAFGETLHNDLLMSGIFTLADPRSFLSDAARPGLSSSDVDFAQWRILAVDALVKSSYSVSGNELVFDARLYDVPSGSLLDGRRYRGRPGDERQMAHAFADQILKVLGGEEGAFAGRILFVGKKGKVKELYMMETDGRNLLPLTAHHSLVLNPDIAATSREVVFTTYRNGRPELYRKEIYSGSEVKISGRKGVNIGARFSPDGKSFVASLSFEGNAELYLLGSDGSVIKRLTNNWAIDIDPSWSPDGKQIVFTSDRLGTPQLFILDLSSGATRRLAYNGKYDTSPTWSPDGEQIAFARLEEGRFELYSIRPDGSNERRLTTAGGNKEHPRWSPDGRFLVYTSDSGGKGIWAMRADGADPRRISSPGLEATHPVWSPRW; encoded by the coding sequence ATGAAACAAAAATGTGGACTTCTCTTCCTCGCCCTGCTCCTCTGGGGCACCACCCTGACCCCCGCAACCGCGGCCATCGTCATCAGCGGGCCGGGTCAGCAGACGATCCCTCTCGCCATCGCTCCCTCCCTCCCCCAGACAGGAGGAGTAACAACACCCATCGGCAGCGCCTTTGGCGAAACCCTGCACAACGATTTACTCATGAGCGGCATCTTCACCCTCGCCGACCCCCGCTCTTTTTTGAGTGACGCCGCCAGACCGGGGCTGTCGAGTAGCGACGTCGATTTCGCGCAGTGGCGCATCCTCGCGGTCGATGCTTTGGTCAAAAGTTCCTACAGCGTCAGCGGCAATGAACTGGTCTTTGATGCCCGCCTTTATGATGTCCCCTCCGGGAGCCTTTTGGATGGCCGCCGTTATCGCGGCCGCCCCGGCGATGAACGGCAGATGGCACACGCCTTTGCCGACCAGATCCTCAAAGTCCTGGGCGGGGAAGAAGGCGCCTTTGCCGGACGCATCCTCTTTGTCGGCAAGAAGGGAAAAGTGAAAGAGCTGTACATGATGGAGACCGATGGGCGCAATCTCCTCCCTCTCACCGCCCATCACTCGCTGGTCCTCAACCCCGACATCGCTGCCACCAGTCGCGAGGTTGTTTTCACCACCTATCGCAACGGTCGCCCGGAACTTTACCGCAAGGAGATCTATAGCGGCAGCGAAGTGAAGATCTCCGGCCGCAAAGGGGTCAATATCGGCGCTCGTTTCAGCCCCGACGGCAAATCCTTCGTCGCCTCCCTCTCCTTTGAAGGGAATGCGGAACTTTATCTTTTAGGCAGCGACGGCAGTGTGATCAAACGCTTGACTAACAACTGGGCCATCGACATCGATCCCTCCTGGTCCCCGGACGGCAAGCAGATCGTCTTCACCTCCGATCGCCTCGGCACGCCGCAGCTCTTCATCCTCGACTTGAGCAGCGGCGCGACCCGGCGCCTGGCCTATAATGGCAAATACGATACTTCCCCCACCTGGAGCCCGGATGGCGAACAGATCGCCTTTGCCCGTCTGGAAGAAGGGCGCTTCGAACTTTACAGCATCCGCCCCGACGGAAGTAACGAGCGCCGCCTGACAACGGCGGGCGGCAACAAGGAACACCCGCGCTGGAGCCCGGACGGGCGCTTTCTCGTCTATACCTCCGACAGCGGCGGCAAAGGGATCTGGGCAATGCGCGCCGACGGTGCGGACCCGCGCCGCATCTCCTCCCCCGGCCTGGAGGCAACCCACCCGGTCTGGAGCCCGCGCTGGTAA
- the tolR gene encoding protein TolR has translation MESSQSGGRQRRTALSQINVTPFVDVMLVLLVIFMVTAPMMDKGLDVNLPQVKDAPAMSVKDEPLTVTIGAAGEISIGKTRVASVDKLGAVLIQATAGNKERQVLLAADGKVPYEHVAKTMAAIRAAGIEKVGMVLQQEETAK, from the coding sequence ATGGAGAGTTCACAATCGGGAGGACGCCAGCGGCGCACCGCCCTTTCGCAGATCAACGTCACCCCTTTTGTTGACGTCATGCTCGTGCTGCTGGTCATCTTTATGGTGACAGCGCCGATGATGGACAAGGGTCTCGATGTCAATCTGCCGCAGGTCAAGGACGCGCCGGCCATGAGTGTCAAGGATGAACCTCTGACCGTCACGATCGGTGCCGCCGGTGAGATCAGCATCGGCAAGACGCGGGTCGCCTCGGTCGACAAACTCGGCGCGGTCCTGATCCAGGCGACGGCGGGGAACAAAGAGCGGCAGGTTCTCCTCGCCGCCGACGGTAAGGTTCCCTACGAACACGTCGCCAAAACCATGGCGGCGATTCGCGCGGCCGGCATTGAGAAGGTCGGGATGGTATTACAGCAGGAGGAGACTGCGAAGTGA
- the tolQ gene encoding protein TolQ — MELISNAGLVVQLVLLVLLYFSVVSWAIIFYKGVMIRQAMKQSAAFLDDFWKLKSFDAIAKNLDAFPRSPLATLYREGYQEMMKVRKHQNEGAEAAAWLGDNVGRALRRATTQETHRLEKYLNFLATTGSSAPFIGLFGTVWGIMGAFHVIGLTGNASLASVAPGISEALVATAIGLVAAIPAVIGYNHFINKVNLLCGEMDNFSQEFLNIVQRAKRGDE; from the coding sequence GTGGAATTAATTTCAAATGCCGGCCTAGTGGTTCAACTGGTCCTGCTGGTTTTGCTCTATTTTTCGGTGGTGTCGTGGGCCATCATCTTTTACAAAGGGGTGATGATTCGCCAGGCGATGAAGCAATCTGCCGCTTTTCTCGATGATTTCTGGAAGCTGAAGAGCTTCGACGCCATCGCCAAAAACCTCGACGCTTTTCCCCGCTCCCCCCTGGCAACCTTGTATCGCGAGGGTTATCAGGAGATGATGAAGGTGCGCAAACACCAGAACGAAGGGGCGGAAGCTGCCGCCTGGCTCGGTGACAATGTCGGGCGCGCCCTGCGCCGGGCCACCACCCAGGAGACGCATCGCCTTGAAAAGTATCTGAACTTCCTGGCCACCACCGGCTCCTCTGCCCCCTTCATCGGCCTGTTCGGCACTGTCTGGGGAATTATGGGGGCCTTCCACGTAATCGGCCTCACCGGCAATGCCTCCCTGGCGAGCGTGGCCCCGGGGATCTCGGAAGCGCTCGTCGCGACCGCCATCGGCCTGGTCGCGGCCATTCCGGCGGTCATCGGCTACAATCATTTTATCAACAAGGTCAACCTCCTCTGCGGCGAGATGGATAATTTCAGCCAGGAATTCCTCAATATCGTACAGCGCGCCAAGCGCGGAGATGAATAA
- a CDS encoding thiamine biosynthesis protein, with the protein MSQGLGLLSGGLDSSLAAALLLRQGIEVTGISFVTPFFGAAKAQKAAAALGIPLIVKEISEEHLQMVKNPRYGYGSNMNPCIDCHAMMFRLAGEIMEQQGFDFIFSGEVLGQRPMSQNRSALLAVSKHSGYAQKILRPLSAQVLPITAMEESGLVDRARLLDIQGRTRRRQKEYAAAWGIKDYPASGGGCLLTEERFSDKLRDLFAHHPDADVRSVELLKIGRQFRLSPRAKLLVGRNEADNEQLFALAGVDDYLLKVPDVAGPCGLLVGSPDAADQDLACAIVASYGKLQDEAIVEVRVRRGDEEQLRSVAPATRTQTADLII; encoded by the coding sequence ATGAGTCAAGGATTAGGCCTCCTTTCCGGAGGGTTGGATAGTAGTCTCGCTGCCGCATTACTCCTGCGTCAGGGGATTGAAGTGACCGGTATTTCTTTTGTCACCCCTTTTTTCGGCGCCGCCAAGGCGCAAAAAGCCGCTGCCGCCCTCGGAATCCCGTTGATTGTCAAGGAGATCAGCGAAGAACACCTGCAGATGGTCAAAAATCCCCGTTACGGCTACGGCAGTAACATGAACCCTTGTATCGATTGCCACGCCATGATGTTCCGTCTCGCCGGCGAGATCATGGAGCAGCAAGGTTTTGACTTTATCTTCTCCGGGGAAGTCCTTGGGCAACGGCCGATGAGTCAGAACCGCAGCGCCCTGCTAGCGGTTTCCAAACATTCTGGCTATGCGCAGAAAATTCTCCGTCCCCTCTCGGCCCAGGTCCTGCCGATCACAGCCATGGAAGAATCCGGACTGGTCGATCGCGCCCGTCTCCTTGATATTCAGGGGCGTACCCGCCGCCGCCAGAAAGAGTACGCGGCCGCCTGGGGGATCAAGGATTATCCGGCGTCCGGCGGCGGCTGCCTCCTCACTGAGGAGCGTTTCAGCGACAAGCTCCGCGATCTCTTTGCCCACCATCCTGATGCCGATGTCCGCAGTGTTGAGCTACTGAAGATCGGCCGGCAATTTCGTCTCTCCCCGCGCGCCAAGCTCCTCGTCGGCCGCAATGAGGCGGATAACGAGCAGCTTTTTGCCCTGGCCGGCGTGGACGATTATCTGCTGAAAGTGCCGGATGTTGCCGGCCCCTGCGGCCTTCTGGTCGGCAGTCCTGATGCCGCCGACCAGGATCTCGCCTGTGCCATTGTCGCCTCTTATGGAAAATTACAGGATGAGGCAATAGTCGAAGTTCGGGTAAGGCGCGGCGACGAGGAGCAGCTTCGTTCTGTGGCGCCGGCAACGCGCACCCAGACCGCCGACCTGATTATTTAG